The DNA sequence CCATTTAAAATTCGACGAGTGGGGAGGAACAATGTCACATCCTAATCTAAATCAATCTCAGCTTCTTGGAAGATCCTCaaacatagtttttttttttttttttttgagtgggAGCACGTTCTTAAATTGAGCCGACCACGGAAACTGACTACTGTCATGAGATTACTGCATGGAAAATTAGGGTTTCGGAGCAAGCTGGCGAAACAGTGAAGACGAAGTTGACTTATACGGTCGGTGACGACGAACGTTACTATTCTTGTACCCCTAATGTTCTAGAATGCAAAGATGTATGTCTACTTCTCTCTGTCTTCCTCTCTCTTAGTTGTTATTTTTGGGTTCCCCGCGTGAATGTTTTCCCCCAAAATAGGAGTACATGATGTACGAACGGAGGACAAATTATGATGGCGGACTTAGTTAGCATTTATAAGTCATGGGTTATCTGCCCATTAATCATTCGTATATTATTCCATGTTGGgactattaatttttttcaacctATTCGAGTTTTGGGTAAATGTTCTTAATTGAAAATTGGGATGCAAATTAGTTGATTGTTGTGTTTTGAGTCTCTCCCTCTGTGGAGTGTCAATGGTGATCCTATTAATCGTAATTCGCAAATTGACCCTATTAATCTTGTTTCACAATTTGATTAGGGCctctttaattaatttggtgTATTTCAAGCGAAGCAGATTTATCTTTCAAAAACTGACTGAAAAATTTCCAACATGAATATTCAGGTTTGTTTTATAAAAGATTAACaaccacaaaataatttcatatttttttctggCATTTGAATCCCTTAGGCaacaaattaaggaaaaatcatttcacAGACAAGTATGGAAAATTAaaccattttttaaatattctatgCACATCGCACTCATTCATTACCAAACATAAAActctcaaatttcaaaaaatgaaaaattagaaagaaaatttcaCTCCAGGGAAATGCACTtaaatatatgtttttattttccgTCCTCATTGTGAGTCATTGCACACGTTAATATATTCATCTCTTGTTATGGTGACCAAATGGTCCATTTCTATAAATAGGTCCAGACAAGATCTAATATGTTATCTGAAACACAAGCTACCATTTCTGGTGTTAGATAAAACGCATACGAGCACATCCCTACTTTAGAAACCTAGGATACAGCAAAAGAGAAACGTGATGGAGGATCATCCGACAGGCTTCAGGTTCTATCCAACGGAGGAAGAGCTCATCTCTTTCTATTTGCACAACCAGCTCGAGGGCTTGCTACAAGACCGGCTCTGCCGGATCATTCCAGTCTTCGACATTTATGCCACCGAGCCATGGAACCTTCCAGGTAAAAGAACATGAAATCATGCATGACATTTCTTCATTTCTCGACTCTTCGCGATCATTGGCACCGAAAGAAATCATCGGTTCTGACACATATGCAAACTTGTGTGTGTTTTGCTGCCGCAGAGCTTTCCGGAGAGCTGTGCCGAGAAGACAAAGAGCAGTGGTTCTTCTTCGCTCCGATGCAGGAGCGAGAAGCCAGAGGAGGGAGACCGAGCAGAAGCACGGCGGTGGGTTACTGGAAGGCGACTGGATCGCCTGGCTACGTCTACTCTTCGGACAACAAAGTGATTGGGATGAAGAAGTCCATGGTCTTCTACGTGGGAAAAGCTCCAACAGGAAGAAAAACCAAATGGAAATTGAACGAGTATAGAGCCATAGATATAATCTCACCTCCCAATTCCAATTCTTCAAGTTCTAGCATGCCCGTGTTTAGGGTAAGCTCATCCATGAACTAATTGAACTTTGGTCTTCATTTTAGTGGTGGAAAACATTATACAATCATTGCATGACTTGATTGATCGACAACTTTGTATATATTTGACACAAATAACTAAAATTAATAGCTATGCCCATGTTTAGGGTAAACTTGAAAGTCTAAACCTACATGCACTTGTCATCTCTTCTTTTAGTCAATGCAATTGAACCATTTGTTTTGGGACTTCATTAGATGAGTCATGCTTTTCGTTGCCCTAATTGGAGGAATGAGaaaatttcacatgatatcGGAGCTGGATGTCATGAGTTCAAATCATTTCAGGCCCCTTATTTACCTTCCCATCATATATTTCCACGTTGTAGTTTAGACCAAAGTCCAATTTACGCATGAAAGGGAGTGTTAGGGTatctaaatattaaatcactcCTCCGtttaacagcttaaacttttacaACACTTGGCAGTGATTTCTTAAAATCTCACAGTATTCTGAACAATAGATCGTACTCATGAACGTCACCGGATTTAGTTTAGTTTAAATATGCAAACGAGtagttttcatatttatgaCTTACCTATTAGAGGatcaatcaaaagaaaattttgaaaatgtagCCCTTATTAAGTAGTGCcagtaaattaaaaatattatgcgCTTAGCTTAGTTTGCCAATGTTATATGCTAGTGTACTAGAGacattcatttttcattcacTCCAGatgcaacataaaaaaaaattccttattTTTTCCACTTGAAACCTTGTAGTTGAGGCATGATTTCACGTTGTGCCGAGTGTACGTTGTGTCGGGGAGCTCCCGAGCATTTGATCGTCGGCCATTGGAGTTGGTGGCTGCAGAGACAATACAAGGTATAGATGGTGGAAGTGGAGGCAGCAGCAGAGATTGCGGATCGGTGTCCTCATCAAGATCAGTGATACAAAATAATGCTGAAATTTCCAGTTACATGGGGACGACTAGTATGGAAACAGAAGAACCTATATGGGATTGGGAACAACTCAATTGGTTTTAACACAGCCCTCAGAAAAACAGATTTCCTCTGGATGAATTAGCATCTTTGACAGAAAAGCTGTTTGTCAATTGATTCTTTCTCTTTATAGTTTCCATAGGGTTCTTTAAAAAAGTCAAGTACGGATCTCATCCACTGATTGAATAAACTTCCGAATGGGAAAAGGGTTAATGTTTATAGCGTGTCCTCTTATTATGTGCATCTGCAAGAGAATCATAAAACATCTTGACCAAGATGCAGAACGTCTAGTATAAATTTTTAAGAGCCTTTTCTTTTAGATTCTGTTGTACTGTTAAGTGTGcttatataaatatatgtatGCTCCATAGGATGAACATCGAAAGGTAGTGCTAGCTGACCTGCATATGATAGTTCACTCTGCTCTATTCATGTAAGGAGAAAGTGGATACAGAAAGTGCAATTGCAGACAAATTAAGATAATCTAGGATTTGAACAGGTAATAGACCTAATCTAGGATTTGAACAGGTAATAGACCAAAGGAGGAATTGGCAAATTTACTATATCCGCGGACAAAAGAGTTGTTTCGCCTTGTGATCAAGAAGAGTTACAGGTGAGAATCAAGAACAAAACTTTCACTGCCCTATATGAAACGGATTCCACAAGaattgaaaaccctaaagacTCGCCAAGCAAGAATTCTCTTTCCATTTTCCTGTCCTtcgtttttttatatatatttcaaagACTCGCGTGCATCTTCCTTTGTTGAATTCCTTCCTTTATAGAGAAATTTCAGAAGCGTACAGTTCATATGACGGCGACCAGTAGATGAACGGGTGCACACGACTAAAAtcttgaaggtttttttttttttttgaaatgtaaGATCTTCTTTTATTCTCCTTTCTTCTCCCTTGAGGAAAGAGGGGAAAAACACTCTTAAGCCACTTTCTTCCAGGTTACTTCTTACCAGTTTCGGTTCCTCCGCTGGCTTTAATCGTCTGCATTTCCGTCCCCACTATCCCAATAATTCATCCAAGTGCCCTCCACTTACCAATATTTTAATCACCACATGCTACTTCCACTttccccccaaaaaagaaagaaaaattatggcCTTATTCCGGTAGTTAAAAGCATCCTTCTGAAAATCGTATTATATATAGAAGGAAGATAGCAATTATATACTTACACTTTTGACCAAACGACCTTATAAACCTTAGTTTGGCAAATATCATTACGTACCACTTCGAAAAAAACAAGATTGCCCTATTTGCAAACTTTCTGTAGCACCGCTTAGATTTGGTGCTGTTCTTTTTAACTAAGTTTGAGTGTTTTCTGGTGGGTATGAAAATTCAGGATTGTGGGGATTGAAATTTTTCGAAAGAAAGTGACATTTTCATGAATAGGTACGCGAGGATAAAAGATCTGAATGTGTAAAGTGGTCTCCCAAGATGAAACTCATGCATACACTTAGtgttttgaaattgaaggtATGTAATGGTTGATCGTTAATCCAACTCGTCTTTGTACCTAAAGCTACTTTCATTCTCGATGCACTCGAGCTTAATTATTATGCCAAGTCAAGTTTCTCCAGAGCAACCGTCTTTCCCACCATCTTCAAGAAGTCAATGGCGTATTCCATGTGTTTTACGAGTATTTAGAGAGAGAGCCTTGAACATAATCTCTGACAAATGATAAAGCCAAATCTATCACCAAAGCCTCGCCTCTTTGACTTGTGACGTTGAACGGCCAATGATGTCTTAGCTTCAAGTCATGAAGACTAATATGATGCATAGGAAACTTCTTCGAAACTTTAATGAATTCAGTTGATGAGGCATTTTGCCTTACTCTTTTATGTTAAGTGCAAATCAATTAATAGAAGAAATTGTGGTGAGAATTgtttaaaaaatcctaaatttattgcacttttaccaattcagtcttaaatcttttcaccttttaccaattaagtcctaaactttttcaccctttgccaattaagtccatttggCTAATTTTCATTATAAATTGTTGATATGGACGTTTCCCGTCCTACTTAGCACGATcaatgctgacgt is a window from the Rhodamnia argentea isolate NSW1041297 chromosome 8, ASM2092103v1, whole genome shotgun sequence genome containing:
- the LOC115735343 gene encoding NAC domain-containing protein 90-like encodes the protein MEDHPTGFRFYPTEEELISFYLHNQLEGLLQDRLCRIIPVFDIYATEPWNLPELSGELCREDKEQWFFFAPMQEREARGGRPSRSTAVGYWKATGSPGYVYSSDNKVIGMKKSMVFYVGKAPTGRKTKWKLNEYRAIDIISPPNSNSSSSSMPVFRLRHDFTLCRVYVVSGSSRAFDRRPLELVAAETIQGIDGGSGGSSRDCGSVSSSRSVIQNNAEISSYMGTTSMETEEPIWDWEQLNWF